A genome region from Dickeya dadantii NCPPB 898 includes the following:
- the ssuC gene encoding aliphatic sulfonate ABC transporter permease SsuC, which yields MRKRLTPLVERLTPWLLPLLLVIVWQLASSVGWLSTRILPSPEAIAVTFWRLTRSGELWQHLSISTWRALTGFAIGGALGLALGFITGLSRTGERLLDTSVQMLRNVPHLALIPLVILWFGIEESAKIFLVALGTLFPVYLNTYHGIRNIDSGLLEMSRSYGLSGFRLFREVLLPGALPSIMVGVRFSLGLMWLTLIVAETISASSGIGYLAMNAREFLQTDVVVVAIILYALLGKLADVIALTLERIWLRWHPSWQLTEEHA from the coding sequence CACCCTGGCTGCTGCCGCTGCTGCTGGTGATAGTCTGGCAACTTGCGTCCAGCGTCGGCTGGCTCTCCACCCGGATCCTGCCTTCGCCGGAAGCGATTGCCGTGACCTTCTGGCGGCTGACCCGCAGCGGTGAACTGTGGCAACACCTCAGTATCAGTACCTGGCGTGCGCTGACCGGGTTTGCCATCGGCGGCGCGCTGGGGCTGGCGCTCGGTTTTATCACCGGGCTGTCTCGCACCGGCGAGCGCTTGCTGGACACCTCGGTGCAAATGCTGCGCAACGTGCCGCATCTGGCTCTGATCCCGCTGGTGATCCTGTGGTTCGGCATTGAAGAGAGCGCCAAGATCTTTCTGGTGGCGCTCGGCACCCTGTTCCCGGTCTACCTCAACACTTATCACGGCATCCGCAACATCGACAGCGGTCTGCTGGAAATGTCGCGCAGTTATGGACTGTCCGGCTTCCGACTGTTCCGCGAGGTGCTGCTGCCCGGCGCGCTGCCCTCGATCATGGTCGGCGTGCGTTTCTCGCTCGGCTTGATGTGGTTGACGCTGATCGTGGCGGAAACCATCTCCGCCAGCTCCGGCATCGGCTATCTGGCGATGAACGCCCGCGAATTTCTGCAAACCGACGTGGTGGTGGTGGCGATCATTCTGTATGCCCTGCTGGGCAAACTGGCTGACGTCATCGCCCTGACGCTGGAGCGCATCTGGCTGCGTTGGCACCCCAGTTGGCAATTAACGGAGGAACATGCATGA
- the ssuB gene encoding aliphatic sulfonates ABC transporter ATP-binding protein, with protein MTFNHAAPNTAAPARLNAGTPLLINGVTKRYGQRTILNDVHLHIPAGQFVAVVGRSGCGKSTLLRLLAGLEQASHGELLAGRAPLRQARGDIRLMFQEARLLPWKRVLDNVGLGLRGEWRTAAYQALDAVGLSSRAADWPAALSGGQKQRVALARALIHRPGLLLLDEPLGALDALTRIEMQGLIESLWLQQGFTVLLVTHDVSEAVALADRVILIEEGRVGLDVAIDLPRPRRRGSARLAELEAQVLERILTPSGDTPHRTQAHA; from the coding sequence ATGACTTTTAATCACGCTGCGCCCAACACCGCTGCACCGGCCCGCCTTAACGCCGGCACCCCGTTGCTGATCAACGGCGTCACCAAGCGCTATGGTCAGCGTACTATTCTGAATGACGTGCACCTGCACATTCCGGCCGGCCAGTTCGTCGCCGTGGTCGGCCGCAGCGGCTGCGGCAAGAGCACCCTGCTGCGTCTGCTGGCCGGTCTGGAGCAGGCAAGCCACGGAGAGTTGCTGGCCGGCCGCGCCCCGCTGCGTCAGGCGCGCGGCGATATCCGGCTGATGTTTCAGGAAGCGCGCTTACTACCGTGGAAGCGAGTGCTCGACAACGTCGGGTTGGGGTTGCGCGGCGAGTGGCGTACGGCCGCGTATCAGGCGCTGGACGCGGTCGGGTTGTCATCACGGGCCGCCGACTGGCCGGCCGCGCTGTCCGGCGGACAAAAACAGCGGGTGGCGCTGGCACGTGCGCTGATCCATCGCCCCGGTCTGTTATTGCTGGATGAGCCGCTGGGCGCGTTGGATGCGTTGACCCGTATCGAGATGCAGGGGCTGATTGAATCACTGTGGCTGCAACAGGGATTTACCGTTCTGCTGGTGACGCATGACGTCAGCGAAGCTGTTGCACTCGCCGACCGGGTGATCTTGATCGAAGAAGGCCGGGTCGGGCTGGATGTGGCGATTGACCTGCCACGACCGCGCCGCCGCGGCTCCGCCCGGCTGGCGGAGCTGGAAGCACAGGTGCTGGAGCGAATTCTGACGCCGTCCGGTGACACACCGCACCGGACGCAGGCACACGCCTGA